One genomic region from Pseudomonas hormoni encodes:
- a CDS encoding IclR family transcriptional regulator codes for METPRNNDKQKVRSAEVGTDILKALAELSPSTSLSRLAEHVQMPASKVHRYLQALIASGFAEQNTATNHYGLGREALRVGLAALNSMDVLKVAALPLAELRDELNETCFLAVWGNQGATVVHIEPAVRAVTVVTQLGSVLPLLSSSTGLVFGAYLPKRETVDLREQELQKTNTHALADDQAYAALCQQIRERGLHHVHGLLMPGVDALSAPVFNAVGNVAAVMTIVGPTSLFHADENGPAAQRLLAATRAVSWRMGHEPTVVVS; via the coding sequence ATGGAAACGCCGCGCAACAACGACAAACAGAAAGTCCGCTCGGCCGAGGTCGGCACTGACATCCTCAAGGCATTGGCCGAGTTGTCGCCGTCGACTTCCTTGTCGCGCCTGGCCGAGCACGTGCAGATGCCGGCGAGCAAGGTTCATCGCTATTTGCAGGCCTTGATCGCCAGCGGTTTTGCCGAGCAGAACACCGCCACCAATCATTACGGCCTGGGTCGCGAGGCCTTGCGTGTGGGGTTGGCCGCACTCAACAGTATGGACGTGCTCAAAGTTGCCGCCCTGCCCTTGGCCGAGTTGCGCGATGAATTGAACGAAACGTGTTTTTTGGCGGTGTGGGGCAATCAAGGCGCGACCGTGGTGCATATCGAACCGGCGGTGCGCGCGGTGACGGTGGTGACGCAACTGGGTTCGGTGTTGCCGTTGCTCAGTTCATCGACCGGGTTGGTATTCGGCGCCTATTTGCCGAAGCGAGAAACCGTGGACTTGCGCGAGCAGGAACTGCAAAAAACCAATACCCATGCACTGGCAGACGATCAGGCGTATGCCGCGTTGTGCCAACAGATCCGCGAGCGCGGTCTGCACCATGTGCATGGGTTGTTGATGCCGGGCGTCGATGCCTTGTCGGCGCCGGTTTTCAACGCCGTCGGCAACGTGGCGGCGGTCATGACCATTGTTGGCCCGACGTCATTGTTTCACGCCGACGAAAACGGTCCGGCGGCGCAGCGATTGCTGGCGGCGACGCGGGCCGTGAGTTGGCGAATGGGCCATGAGCCGACTGTCGTCGTCAGTTGA
- the hmgA gene encoding homogentisate 1,2-dioxygenase, with protein sequence MNLDSTAPALAYQSGFGNEFSSEALPGALPVGQNSPQKAPYGLYTELFSGTAFTMARSEARRTWIYRIQPSANHPAFVKLDRQLAGGPLGEVTPNRLRWNPLDIPTEPTDFIDGLVSMAANSAAEKPAGISIYSYRANRSMERVFFNADGELLLVPEQGRLRIATELGLLELEPLEIAVLPRGLKFRVELLDPQARGYIAENHGAPLRLPDLGPIGSNGLANPRDFLTPVAHYENLKQPTTLVQKFLGQLWGCELDHSPLNVVAWHGNNVPYKYDLRRFNTIGTVSFDHPDPSIFTVLTSPTSVHGLANLDFVIFPPRWMVAEKTFRPPWFHRNLMNEFMGLIKGEYDAKAEGFVPGGASLHSCMSAHGPDGETCTKAVNAELAPAKIDNTMAFMFETSQVLRPSRFALDCPQLQTNYDACWATLPATFDPTRR encoded by the coding sequence ATGAACCTCGATTCAACGGCGCCAGCGCTGGCTTATCAGTCCGGCTTCGGCAACGAATTCAGCAGCGAAGCGTTGCCCGGCGCACTGCCCGTCGGCCAGAACTCCCCGCAAAAAGCGCCGTACGGTCTATACACCGAATTGTTTTCCGGCACTGCATTCACCATGGCCCGCAGCGAAGCGCGGCGCACCTGGATATACCGCATTCAGCCGTCGGCCAATCACCCGGCGTTCGTCAAACTGGATCGGCAACTGGCCGGCGGCCCGTTGGGGGAAGTGACCCCCAATCGCTTGCGCTGGAACCCGTTGGACATCCCGACCGAGCCCACCGATTTCATCGACGGGCTGGTGAGCATGGCGGCCAATTCGGCGGCGGAAAAACCGGCCGGGATCAGCATCTACAGCTACCGCGCCAACCGCTCCATGGAGCGTGTGTTCTTCAATGCCGACGGCGAATTGTTGCTGGTGCCGGAACAGGGGAGGCTGCGCATCGCTACCGAACTGGGCTTACTGGAACTTGAGCCGCTGGAAATCGCCGTGCTGCCGCGCGGTCTGAAATTCCGCGTCGAACTGCTCGACCCACAGGCGCGCGGTTACATTGCGGAGAACCACGGCGCGCCATTGCGCCTGCCGGACCTCGGGCCAATCGGCAGCAACGGTCTGGCCAATCCGCGAGACTTCCTGACCCCGGTCGCCCATTACGAAAACCTCAAGCAGCCAACTACCCTGGTGCAGAAGTTCCTTGGCCAGCTGTGGGGCTGCGAGCTCGATCATTCGCCGCTCAACGTGGTCGCCTGGCACGGCAACAACGTGCCGTACAAATATGACCTGCGCCGTTTCAACACCATTGGCACGGTCAGTTTCGATCATCCGGATCCGTCGATTTTCACCGTCCTGACGTCGCCGACCAGTGTTCATGGTCTCGCCAATCTCGACTTCGTGATCTTCCCGCCACGCTGGATGGTGGCCGAGAAAACCTTCCGTCCACCGTGGTTCCATCGCAATCTGATGAACGAATTCATGGGCCTGATCAAGGGCGAGTATGACGCCAAGGCCGAAGGCTTCGTGCCGGGTGGCGCGTCGCTGCACAGTTGCATGAGCGCCCATGGCCCGGACGGCGAAACCTGCACCAAAGCGGTCAACGCCGAGCTGGCACCGGCGAAAATCGACAACACCATGGCCTTCATGTTCGAGACCAGCCAGGTGCTGCGCCCGAGTCGCTTCGCCCTCGACTGCCCGCAACTACAAACCAATTACGACGCCTGCTGGGCCACGCTGCCCGCCACTTTCGACCCGACCCGGAGATAA
- the fahA gene encoding fumarylacetoacetase produces MTQTSITRSWVASANGHADFPLQNLPLGVFSVKGSAPRSGVAIGEHIFDLEAALEAGLFDGAAKTAVEATRGGQLNAFFELGREARVALRERLIELFQEGSTLHGKIEAQGAKLLPLAANCEMHLPAKINDYTDFYVGIEHAQNVGKLFRPDNPLLPNYKYVPIGYHGRASTIRPSGTDVRRPKGQTLPAGQTEPTFGPCARLDYELELGIWIGQGNQMGDAIAIGDAADHIAGFCLLNDWSARDIQAWEYQPLGPFLSKSFITSISPWVVTAEALEPFRRAQPARPEGDPQPLPYLSDKRDQAAGAFDIELEVLLLTEGMREQNLPAHRLTLSNTQHMYWTVAQLVAHHSVNGCQLQAGDLFGSGTLSGPESGQFGSLLEITEGGKKPIELASGEVRKFLEDGDEIILRARCSRDGFASIGFGECRGKVLAAR; encoded by the coding sequence ATGACTCAGACTTCCATCACTCGTAGCTGGGTTGCCTCCGCCAACGGCCACGCGGATTTCCCGCTGCAGAACCTGCCGCTGGGCGTGTTCAGCGTGAAGGGTTCTGCTCCGCGCAGCGGTGTGGCCATTGGCGAGCATATTTTTGATCTGGAAGCGGCGCTCGAAGCCGGCCTGTTCGACGGTGCGGCAAAAACGGCTGTCGAAGCCACCCGTGGCGGTCAGCTCAATGCGTTTTTCGAACTCGGCCGCGAGGCTCGCGTTGCCCTGCGTGAACGCCTTATCGAGTTGTTCCAGGAAGGCAGCACCCTGCACGGCAAGATCGAAGCCCAAGGCGCGAAATTGCTGCCACTCGCGGCGAATTGCGAGATGCACTTGCCGGCGAAAATCAATGATTACACCGACTTCTACGTCGGCATCGAGCACGCGCAAAACGTCGGCAAACTGTTCCGCCCCGACAACCCGCTGCTGCCGAACTACAAGTACGTGCCGATTGGTTATCACGGTCGTGCCTCGACCATTCGCCCATCCGGCACCGACGTTCGCCGTCCGAAAGGCCAGACCCTGCCGGCCGGCCAGACCGAACCGACCTTCGGCCCGTGCGCACGTCTGGATTACGAACTGGAACTGGGCATCTGGATCGGCCAGGGCAACCAGATGGGCGACGCGATCGCCATCGGCGACGCCGCCGATCACATCGCCGGTTTCTGCCTGCTCAACGACTGGTCGGCGCGGGATATCCAGGCGTGGGAATACCAGCCGCTGGGGCCGTTCCTGTCGAAAAGTTTTATCACCAGCATCTCGCCGTGGGTGGTGACGGCCGAAGCGCTGGAGCCGTTCCGTCGCGCGCAACCGGCGCGTCCTGAAGGCGATCCGCAGCCGCTGCCGTACCTGTCCGACAAACGCGATCAAGCCGCTGGTGCCTTCGACATCGAACTGGAAGTGCTGCTGCTTACCGAAGGCATGCGCGAGCAGAACCTGCCGGCCCATCGCCTGACCCTGAGCAACACGCAACACATGTACTGGACCGTGGCGCAACTGGTTGCGCATCACAGCGTCAACGGCTGCCAGTTGCAGGCGGGTGACCTGTTTGGTTCGGGCACGTTGTCGGGGCCGGAGAGCGGTCAGTTCGGCAGCCTGCTGGAAATCACCGAGGGTGGTAAGAAGCCGATCGAGCTGGCGTCGGGCGAGGTGCGTAAATTTCTTGAGGACGGCGACGAAATCATCTTGCGCGCCCGTTGCAGCCGCGACGGTTTTGCCTCCATCGGTTTCGGTGAGTGCCGCGGCAAAGTGCTGGCGGCGCGTTAA
- the maiA gene encoding maleylacetoacetate isomerase, with product MELYTYYRSTSSYRVRVALALKGLDYQALPVNLIAPPGGEHRQPAYLGINPQGRVPALRTDEGELLIQSPAIIEYLEERYPRVPLLSKDLAARAHERGVAAVIGCDVHPLHNVSVLNRLRQLGHDETQVVEWIGHWIGQGLATVEQLIGDEGYCFGEEPGLADVYLIPQLYAAERFNISLEAYPRIRRVAALAATHPAFIKAHPANQPDTP from the coding sequence ATGGAACTCTATACCTACTACCGTTCGACCTCGTCTTACCGGGTGCGCGTCGCGTTGGCATTGAAGGGGCTGGATTACCAGGCGTTGCCGGTCAACCTGATCGCACCGCCGGGTGGCGAACATCGCCAGCCAGCGTATCTGGGCATCAACCCACAAGGCCGGGTGCCGGCCTTGCGCACCGATGAAGGCGAGTTGCTGATTCAGTCTCCGGCGATCATCGAGTACCTGGAGGAACGTTATCCACGGGTGCCGCTGCTGTCCAAAGACCTCGCCGCTCGCGCCCATGAACGGGGTGTGGCGGCGGTGATTGGTTGCGATGTGCATCCGTTGCACAACGTCAGCGTGCTCAACCGTCTGCGGCAGTTGGGGCACGATGAAACGCAGGTGGTCGAGTGGATTGGGCACTGGATCGGCCAGGGGCTGGCGACGGTTGAGCAGTTGATTGGCGATGAGGGTTATTGCTTTGGCGAGGAGCCGGGGTTGGCGGATGTTTACCTGATTCCGCAGTTGTATGCGGCTGAGCGGTTCAACATTTCGCTGGAGGCGTATCCACGGATTCGTCGAGTGGCGGCGCTCGCCGCGACACACCCGGCATTCATCAAGGCGCACCCGGCAAACCAGCCAGACACTCCTTGA
- a CDS encoding SirB1 family protein translates to MTPRQRFFDCLQRSPPALFEAALWMCVEHDKEVNPAAVMTHFKDLQLRVSYGLPMLPVSELAQPLLRRLNDLGFAQDDFTPLRPQAALLDKVLERRRGQPLALGLIALELARGLEIPLVGVNFPGHFLLRVPGADHLLDPCGGRRLYPNDCRELLQRQYGPNMKISAEHLLTAEPVQMLQRLSRNLRQLHLSHDDYIGALIDAERVLELGNASASDYLARASLYQRLDCPNAERFDLEHALLLSDDPIQRIRLTERLGHLPPNSIVH, encoded by the coding sequence ATGACGCCCCGCCAACGCTTCTTCGACTGTCTGCAACGATCACCGCCTGCGCTGTTCGAGGCGGCGCTGTGGATGTGCGTCGAGCATGACAAGGAGGTAAATCCAGCGGCGGTGATGACCCATTTCAAGGACCTGCAACTGCGCGTCAGTTATGGCTTGCCGATGCTGCCGGTGAGCGAACTGGCTCAACCCTTGTTGCGACGCCTGAATGACCTGGGCTTCGCCCAGGACGACTTTACCCCCTTGCGCCCGCAAGCCGCCTTGCTCGACAAAGTGCTGGAACGCCGGCGCGGCCAACCGCTGGCATTGGGGCTGATTGCGCTGGAACTGGCCAGAGGCCTGGAAATCCCGCTGGTCGGGGTCAACTTCCCGGGGCATTTCCTGCTGCGGGTTCCGGGGGCCGATCATTTGCTCGACCCTTGCGGTGGACGCCGGTTGTACCCCAACGATTGCCGTGAATTGCTGCAACGCCAGTACGGCCCGAACATGAAGATCAGCGCCGAACATTTACTCACCGCCGAGCCGGTGCAGATGCTGCAGCGACTGTCGCGCAACCTGCGCCAGTTGCACCTTTCTCACGATGATTACATTGGTGCGTTGATCGACGCCGAACGTGTGCTGGAGCTGGGCAACGCGAGCGCCTCCGATTACCTGGCGCGGGCCAGCCTCTACCAACGGCTGGACTGCCCAAATGCCGAGCGTTTCGATCTGGAGCACGCGCTACTGCTGAGCGACGACCCGATCCAGCGGATTCGGCTGACCGAGCGATTAGGCCACCTCCCCCCCAATTCAATCGTCCACTGA
- a CDS encoding Glu/Leu/Phe/Val dehydrogenase family protein, translating to MFALMQSTRLESLHLSVDSVTGLKAVIAIHNSRLGPALGGCRYLAYPDDESAVEDAIRLAQGMSYKAALAGLAQGGGVAVIIRPVHVENRAALFEAFGRCINQLDGRYITAIDSGTSVADMDCIAQQTQHVTSTTSAGDPAPHAAMGVFTGIRATAMARLGSDNLEGLRVAIQGLGNVGFALAEQLHAAGAELLVSDIDHGKVQLAMEQLGAHPIANDALLSTPCDILAPCGLGGVLNSNTVTQLRCSAVAGSANNQLTHLDVADQLERRGILYAPDYVINAGGLIYVSLKHRGEELTTITAHLSKISSRLTEVFAHAQAEKRSPARVADELAEKVLYR from the coding sequence ATGTTCGCTCTCATGCAAAGCACTCGCCTTGAATCGCTGCATCTGAGCGTCGACTCGGTCACCGGGTTGAAGGCGGTCATTGCCATCCATAACAGCCGTCTGGGGCCTGCCCTGGGTGGGTGTCGTTACCTTGCCTATCCCGACGACGAGTCCGCGGTCGAGGATGCCATTCGCCTCGCCCAAGGCATGAGCTACAAAGCGGCGCTCGCCGGTCTGGCGCAGGGTGGCGGCGTGGCGGTGATTATTCGACCGGTCCATGTGGAAAACCGCGCGGCACTGTTCGAAGCGTTCGGCCGCTGCATCAATCAGCTCGACGGCCGCTACATCACTGCCATCGACAGCGGCACCTCGGTGGCGGACATGGATTGCATCGCCCAACAGACCCAGCACGTCACCAGCACCACCTCGGCGGGCGACCCGGCGCCTCACGCGGCGATGGGCGTGTTCACCGGCATTCGTGCCACTGCCATGGCTCGCCTGGGCAGCGATAACCTCGAAGGCTTGCGCGTGGCCATTCAAGGTTTGGGCAATGTCGGTTTCGCCCTGGCCGAACAGCTGCACGCCGCGGGTGCCGAACTGTTGGTCAGCGATATCGATCACGGCAAGGTGCAACTGGCCATGGAGCAACTCGGTGCTCACCCGATCGCCAACGACGCGCTGCTCAGCACGCCTTGCGATATTCTCGCGCCGTGCGGCCTCGGTGGCGTACTCAACAGCAATACCGTCACGCAACTGCGATGCTCGGCGGTGGCCGGTTCGGCGAATAACCAACTGACTCATCTGGATGTTGCGGATCAACTGGAACGGCGGGGCATTCTTTACGCGCCGGATTATGTGATCAATGCCGGTGGGCTGATCTACGTTTCGCTCAAACACCGCGGCGAAGAGCTGACGACCATCACCGCGCACCTGTCGAAAATCAGCTCGAGGCTGACCGAAGTCTTCGCCCATGCCCAGGCGGAAAAACGTTCCCCGGCGCGGGTGGCGGACGAATTGGCGGAGAAAGTGTTGTATCGCTGA
- a CDS encoding phosphate-starvation-inducible protein PsiE — MKINWAENLRQNVHQLAESLGNLFVETFHYLALFAIGAVTAWAAVMEFLGMIEAGHIKIDDILLLFIYLELGAMVGIYFKTNHMPVRFLIYVAITALTRLLISNVSHHNPPDLGIIYLCGGILLLAFAILVVRYASSQFPSVKIEHPQRKIGAGSGEHPEVEKGEI; from the coding sequence GTGAAAATCAACTGGGCCGAGAACCTGCGGCAGAACGTGCACCAACTGGCCGAGTCCCTGGGCAATCTGTTCGTCGAGACTTTCCACTACCTGGCGCTGTTCGCCATTGGTGCGGTGACCGCGTGGGCGGCGGTGATGGAGTTTCTGGGGATGATCGAAGCGGGGCACATCAAGATCGATGACATCCTGCTGTTGTTCATCTACCTCGAACTGGGCGCGATGGTCGGGATTTACTTCAAGACCAACCACATGCCGGTGCGCTTCCTGATCTACGTGGCGATCACCGCGCTGACGCGTTTGCTGATCTCCAACGTCTCGCACCACAATCCGCCCGACCTCGGCATCATTTACCTGTGCGGCGGGATTCTGCTGCTGGCGTTTGCGATTCTGGTGGTGCGTTACGCCTCGTCGCAATTCCCTTCGGTGAAGATCGAACACCCGCAACGCAAGATCGGTGCGGGCTCCGGTGAGCATCCCGAAGTGGAGAAAGGCGAGATTTAG
- a CDS encoding DUF3509 domain-containing protein has product MDNPFQLITDAFAPDYQINLSIQGLDGSIMLTLSNNGRIVAKRMISAEQRNDPKRLKRLVQSIQFGIAIEQGQCAMTILEAMTDGDNRNLPPPKVKGHSRPAMRL; this is encoded by the coding sequence ATGGACAACCCTTTTCAGCTCATTACCGATGCCTTTGCACCGGATTACCAGATCAACCTGAGCATTCAGGGTCTGGACGGCAGCATCATGCTGACCCTGTCCAACAATGGCCGTATCGTGGCCAAACGGATGATCAGCGCCGAACAACGCAATGACCCCAAGCGCCTCAAACGTTTGGTGCAAAGCATCCAGTTCGGCATTGCCATCGAACAGGGCCAGTGCGCCATGACCATCCTCGAAGCCATGACCGACGGCGACAATCGCAACCTGCCGCCGCCAAAGGTCAAAGGACATTCCCGACCTGCCATGCGCCTCTAA
- a CDS encoding L-serine ammonia-lyase, whose translation MAISVFDLFKVGIGPSSSHTVGPMRAAATFAQALIEQKLLDAVRRVEIRLYGSLSATGVGHATDRACVMGLMGEWPDSIDPTCIDNRISTLLETGELNLAGQTTIAFDWHRDLLLLDESLPYHPNAMSLTAFGETGELSEQTYYSIGGGFIIEAAEAESGIAPTGDVVLPYDFSSAAELLKLCNQHGLRVCELMMANELAWRSEADIRQGLLHIWSVMRECVEQGLRHEGILPGGLNVPRRAAKLHRSLLEIGKPNVITSTLSAMEWVNLFALAVNEENAAGGRMVTAPTNGAAGIIPAVLHYYMKFNPDASDDDVVAFFLGAAAVGILCKKNASISGAEVGCQGEVGSACAMAAAGLADVLGATPEQLENAAEIGLEHNLGLTCDPVGGLVQVPCIERNAIAAVKAINATQMALRGDGKHFISLDRVIRTMRDTGADMHDKYKETSRGGLAVSWVEC comes from the coding sequence ATGGCTATCAGTGTTTTTGATCTTTTCAAAGTCGGCATCGGTCCGTCCAGTTCCCACACCGTCGGCCCGATGCGCGCCGCCGCGACCTTCGCCCAGGCACTGATTGAGCAGAAATTGCTCGACGCCGTCCGTCGAGTGGAAATCCGCCTGTACGGCTCCCTCTCAGCCACCGGCGTCGGCCACGCCACTGACCGCGCCTGTGTCATGGGCCTGATGGGCGAATGGCCGGACAGCATCGATCCGACCTGCATCGACAACCGCATCAGCACATTGCTGGAGACCGGCGAACTGAATCTGGCCGGCCAAACCACCATTGCCTTCGACTGGCATCGCGATTTGCTGCTGCTCGATGAGAGCCTGCCCTACCACCCCAACGCCATGTCTCTGACAGCCTTCGGCGAAACAGGTGAGCTGTCGGAGCAAACGTACTACTCGATCGGCGGCGGTTTCATCATCGAAGCGGCCGAAGCCGAGTCCGGCATCGCGCCGACCGGCGACGTGGTGCTGCCTTACGATTTCTCCAGCGCCGCCGAACTGCTCAAGCTCTGCAATCAGCATGGACTCAGGGTTTGCGAATTGATGATGGCCAATGAACTGGCCTGGCGCAGCGAAGCCGACATCCGTCAGGGCTTGCTGCATATCTGGTCGGTGATGCGCGAGTGCGTCGAGCAGGGCTTGCGCCACGAAGGGATCCTGCCCGGCGGTCTGAATGTTCCACGCCGTGCGGCGAAATTGCACCGCAGCCTGTTGGAAATCGGCAAGCCGAATGTCATCACTTCCACGCTGTCGGCGATGGAATGGGTGAACCTGTTCGCCCTCGCCGTGAACGAAGAAAACGCGGCGGGCGGACGGATGGTCACCGCGCCTACCAACGGTGCGGCCGGGATCATTCCCGCCGTCCTGCACTACTACATGAAATTCAACCCGGACGCGTCGGACGATGACGTGGTCGCATTCTTTTTGGGCGCGGCGGCGGTAGGCATTCTCTGCAAGAAAAACGCATCGATCTCCGGCGCCGAAGTCGGCTGTCAGGGCGAAGTCGGTTCGGCGTGCGCCATGGCCGCCGCCGGTCTGGCCGATGTACTCGGCGCCACGCCGGAGCAACTGGAAAACGCCGCCGAAATCGGCCTGGAACACAACCTCGGCCTGACCTGCGACCCGGTCGGCGGCCTGGTGCAAGTGCCGTGCATCGAGCGCAATGCCATCGCCGCGGTGAAGGCGATCAACGCCACGCAAATGGCCCTGCGCGGCGACGGCAAACATTTCATTTCCCTGGACCGGGTGATCCGTACCATGCGCGATACCGGCGCTGATATGCATGACAAATACAAAGAGACTTCACGGGGCGGCCTGGCGGTCAGCTGGGTGGAGTGCTGA
- a CDS encoding LysR substrate-binding domain-containing protein, with amino-acid sequence MSRQLHAQTYVWLHVFSCAARHLSFTRCAEELHITPGAVSQQIRQLEERLGFRLFHRRARGVELSAEGQRLAITVNEAYGSIDAELRRLDAGMISGTLRVRSIPSFLSKWLTPRLPRLQQRFPDIQLRLVAEDSSVPLHEGDFDLAIDLNDGSYPGLLSTALLDEQIFPVCAPSLLRGRPPLHGPADLSHFALLHDITAWRGSYEYAEWEFYLDAIGFEGADVRRGHTFNRNHLTIEAAIAGMGVAIARRTLLNDELERGTLIVPFGLAVPNHKRYMLLYAPGALSHPGVRAVHDWLVEEAGIFRSLHPLAERQM; translated from the coding sequence ATGAGTCGCCAATTGCACGCCCAGACTTATGTCTGGCTGCACGTGTTTTCCTGTGCCGCGCGGCACTTGTCGTTCACCCGTTGCGCCGAAGAGCTGCACATCACGCCTGGGGCGGTCAGTCAGCAAATCCGCCAACTGGAAGAACGGCTGGGGTTCCGACTGTTTCACCGGCGTGCGCGGGGGGTGGAGTTGAGCGCGGAGGGCCAGCGACTGGCCATTACGGTCAACGAGGCTTACGGCAGCATCGACGCGGAATTGCGACGACTGGACGCGGGAATGATCAGCGGGACGTTGCGGGTGCGTTCGATTCCGTCGTTCCTGAGCAAATGGCTGACCCCGCGTCTGCCGCGCTTGCAGCAACGTTTCCCGGACATTCAATTGCGCCTGGTGGCGGAGGACAGCAGCGTGCCGTTGCACGAGGGCGACTTCGACCTGGCCATTGATCTGAATGACGGCAGTTACCCCGGCTTGTTGTCCACGGCCTTGCTCGACGAGCAGATCTTCCCGGTCTGCGCGCCGAGCCTGTTGCGCGGGCGGCCGCCGTTGCACGGCCCGGCAGACCTGTCGCACTTTGCGCTGTTGCACGACATCACGGCCTGGCGGGGCAGTTATGAGTACGCGGAATGGGAGTTCTATCTCGACGCCATCGGCTTCGAAGGCGCGGACGTGCGGCGTGGGCACACGTTCAATCGCAACCACCTGACCATCGAAGCGGCGATTGCCGGAATGGGCGTGGCGATAGCGCGGCGGACGTTACTCAACGATGAGCTGGAGCGCGGGACGTTGATTGTGCCGTTTGGTCTGGCGGTGCCGAATCACAAACGTTACATGCTGCTTTATGCGCCGGGGGCGCTGAGCCACCCGGGCGTGCGCGCGGTGCATGACTGGCTGGTGGAGGAGGCGGGGATTTTTCGAAGCCTGCACCCGCTGGCGGAGCGGCAGATGTGA
- a CDS encoding HPF/RaiA family ribosome-associated protein codes for MQIQVNSDNHIQSSIRLEEWVRTTIESTLERYEEDLTRVEVHLRDENGDKPGPHDLRCQLEARPKGHQPISVTHKAENLELAIDGAAEKLEHALEHLFGKLRGKLRAAVVPFERVAADALLEDEFLENEQAALNG; via the coding sequence ATGCAAATCCAAGTCAACAGCGATAACCATATTCAAAGCAGCATCCGACTGGAGGAGTGGGTACGTACTACCATTGAGAGCACGCTCGAACGTTATGAAGAGGACCTGACACGCGTCGAGGTCCACCTGCGGGACGAAAACGGCGACAAGCCCGGTCCCCATGATTTGCGCTGCCAGCTGGAAGCGCGGCCAAAAGGCCATCAACCGATTTCTGTGACCCATAAGGCCGAGAACCTGGAACTGGCGATCGACGGTGCGGCTGAAAAACTCGAACACGCGCTGGAACATCTGTTCGGCAAACTGCGGGGCAAACTACGTGCCGCGGTGGTGCCGTTCGAAAGAGTAGCGGCCGATGCGCTACTGGAAGACGAGTTTCTCGAGAACGAACAGGCTGCACTGAACGGCTGA
- a CDS encoding DUF3649 domain-containing protein: protein MKVLPVSYRLAVTSRVLAAVLGGYIVAALASVSLSLWVPMPRADAVVTGMMTSFLAYLGAVIWCFACRSAWRAWFGVIVPSLMLAAVSGLAYWMGLS, encoded by the coding sequence ATGAAAGTACTTCCCGTTTCCTATCGATTGGCCGTCACGTCGCGAGTGCTGGCTGCGGTGCTGGGCGGCTACATCGTCGCGGCGCTCGCCAGTGTCAGCCTGAGTCTGTGGGTGCCCATGCCCCGCGCCGACGCGGTGGTGACCGGGATGATGACCTCGTTTCTGGCCTATCTCGGCGCGGTGATCTGGTGCTTTGCCTGTCGGAGCGCGTGGCGGGCCTGGTTCGGGGTGATCGTGCCGAGCCTGATGCTGGCAGCGGTGTCGGGGCTGGCGTATTGGATGGGTCTCTCATGA